In a genomic window of Streptomyces sp. SJL17-4:
- a CDS encoding cytochrome ubiquinol oxidase subunit I — MNQDVLDLARLQFALTAGGHFLFVALTLGLATVVAVLQTRATFSRKPQDARMVRFWGQLYVINYAVGIVTGLVMEFQFGMAWSGLTHEAGNILGASLAVETIVAFFVESTFLGLWIFGWNRLNRWAHLAAIWIVVLTAYVSAYWILVSNGFLNHPVGYGSENGELVLDDPVAVLTNPSALLAFGHIVAGALLTAGFFMAGVSAYHLFRRSPEWEFFGRSLRIGVFLSAPALMVTAVFGGVQFAVLDAFQPMKSAVFSGTTAEIARVQAELTERFGPGDYVPSEAWTRGGALVMLICFALMMYLCFAGVILAAFRKVVFRFRLWHLVLMAAVPLPYIAMISGWVFRESGRQPWVVYGLLKTEDAVSDLSPGTMRLSLTVFTTVFVLLAVLNAWLLTRHARRGPVDAGLGHDERPGVGGEGHGGRKPGEDGGDGGDGTPDPADSLPAPRY; from the coding sequence TCGCGACCGTCGTCGCCGTGCTCCAGACACGGGCCACGTTCAGCCGCAAGCCGCAGGACGCGCGCATGGTGCGGTTCTGGGGCCAGCTGTACGTGATCAACTACGCGGTCGGCATCGTCACCGGTCTGGTCATGGAGTTCCAGTTCGGCATGGCGTGGAGCGGGCTCACCCATGAGGCGGGCAACATCCTCGGGGCCTCGCTCGCCGTCGAGACGATCGTGGCGTTCTTCGTCGAGTCGACCTTCCTCGGCCTGTGGATCTTCGGCTGGAACCGGCTCAACCGCTGGGCCCACCTGGCCGCGATCTGGATCGTCGTCCTGACCGCCTACGTCTCGGCGTACTGGATCCTCGTCTCCAACGGCTTCCTCAACCACCCCGTGGGGTACGGCTCCGAGAACGGCGAGCTCGTCCTCGACGACCCGGTCGCGGTGCTGACCAACCCCTCCGCCCTGCTCGCCTTCGGTCACATCGTGGCGGGCGCGCTGCTCACGGCAGGGTTCTTCATGGCCGGGGTGAGCGCGTACCACCTGTTCCGGCGCAGCCCGGAGTGGGAGTTCTTCGGCCGCAGCCTGCGGATCGGGGTGTTCCTCTCGGCGCCCGCGCTGATGGTGACCGCCGTCTTCGGCGGGGTGCAGTTCGCCGTCCTCGACGCCTTCCAGCCGATGAAGTCGGCCGTGTTCAGCGGGACGACCGCGGAGATCGCGCGGGTCCAGGCGGAGCTGACGGAACGTTTCGGGCCCGGCGACTACGTGCCCTCGGAGGCGTGGACCCGAGGCGGCGCACTGGTGATGCTGATCTGCTTCGCGCTGATGATGTACCTGTGTTTCGCCGGGGTGATCCTGGCAGCATTCAGGAAGGTCGTCTTCCGGTTCCGCCTGTGGCATCTCGTCCTGATGGCGGCCGTCCCGCTGCCGTACATCGCGATGATCAGCGGCTGGGTCTTCCGGGAGTCCGGGCGGCAGCCCTGGGTGGTCTACGGGCTGCTGAAGACGGAGGACGCGGTCTCGGACCTCTCCCCCGGCACCATGCGCCTCTCCCTCACCGTCTTCACCACGGTCTTCGTCCTGCTGGCCGTCCTCAACGCCTGGCTCCTCACCCGCCATGCCCGCCGGGGCCCGGTCGACGCCGGCCTCGGCCACGACGAACGGCCCGGCGTGGGCGGGGAAGGGCACGGGGGCAGGAAGCCCGGCGAAGACGGCGGGGACGGCGGGGACGGCACACCCGACCCGGCCGACTCCCTCCCGGCCCCCCGCTACTGA
- a CDS encoding AzlC family ABC transporter permease, with the protein MAEQTAPPVIRDGAPNRPEGTSNRPDGAQNRSEGAPNRPDGVPAKPDAAVVRDALGVGIAVGLSGFAFGVTSAGSGLSVLQTCVLSLLVFTGASQFALVGALAAGGNPFTAAAGAFFLGTRNAFYGLRLSQLLAVPKAVRPFAAHWVIDETTAVSLAQPTRRAARIGFTVTGLTLYVLWNATTLLGALGAEAIGDTAAWGLDAAGPAVFLALLAPMLKSATERATAGIAVLLGLGLLPVLPAGVPVLAAALAAPLVLWFQGRRMGPAGREKDSR; encoded by the coding sequence GTGGCAGAACAGACAGCACCTCCCGTCATACGCGACGGCGCACCGAACCGCCCCGAAGGCACATCGAACCGCCCCGACGGCGCACAGAACCGCTCCGAAGGCGCACCGAACCGGCCCGACGGCGTACCGGCCAAGCCCGACGCCGCCGTCGTCCGGGACGCCCTCGGGGTCGGCATCGCCGTCGGGCTCTCCGGCTTCGCCTTCGGCGTGACCTCGGCGGGCTCCGGCCTCAGCGTCCTCCAGACCTGCGTCCTCAGCCTGCTCGTCTTCACCGGCGCCTCGCAGTTCGCCCTGGTCGGAGCGCTCGCCGCGGGCGGCAACCCCTTCACGGCGGCCGCCGGGGCCTTCTTCCTGGGCACCCGGAACGCCTTCTACGGGCTGCGGCTCTCCCAGCTCCTCGCCGTACCGAAGGCCGTCAGGCCGTTCGCCGCGCACTGGGTGATCGACGAGACCACCGCCGTCTCCCTCGCCCAGCCGACCCGCCGGGCGGCCCGCATCGGCTTCACCGTCACCGGACTCACGCTGTACGTCCTGTGGAACGCCACCACGCTGCTCGGGGCGCTCGGCGCCGAGGCGATCGGCGACACCGCGGCCTGGGGGCTCGACGCGGCCGGGCCCGCCGTCTTCCTGGCCCTCCTCGCCCCCATGCTGAAGTCCGCGACCGAGCGGGCCACCGCCGGGATCGCCGTCCTGCTCGGCCTCGGGCTGCTGCCCGTGCTGCCCGCCGGCGTCCCGGTGCTCGCGGCGGCCCTCGCCGCGCCCCTGGTGCTCTGGTTCCAGGGCCGTCGGATGGGCCCCGCCGGACGAGAGAAGGACTCCCGATGA
- a CDS encoding cytochrome d ubiquinol oxidase subunit II: METLAIALLAFFAAGWFVLAGADIGTGMLTPWLGRNDRERRLVLASFAPFFLGNEVWLVATVGVLVGCFPALEGELLSGQFPVLVALLTGWIVRDAGLWSRGRGPGPRWRAACDAAVTCGSWTVAMSWGWLLAALLTGRPFAPATGATALLTALAVAALFAAHGLGFATLRLTGLPYERARRLVGRAGRPWQSFALTAVLMGGLPLWAGTALPLAERAASPATLGLLVPALVVVTPLLVIVQAWIWHTFRHRVTGPSYL, encoded by the coding sequence GTGGAGACCCTGGCCATCGCCCTGCTCGCCTTCTTCGCGGCGGGCTGGTTCGTCCTCGCCGGGGCGGACATCGGCACCGGCATGCTCACGCCCTGGCTCGGCCGGAACGACCGCGAGCGGCGGCTCGTCCTCGCCTCGTTCGCCCCGTTCTTCCTGGGCAACGAGGTCTGGCTCGTGGCCACCGTCGGCGTCCTCGTCGGCTGCTTCCCCGCCCTCGAAGGCGAGCTCCTGAGCGGCCAGTTCCCGGTCCTCGTGGCCTTGCTGACCGGCTGGATCGTCCGCGACGCGGGCCTCTGGTCCCGCGGCCGCGGCCCGGGTCCGCGCTGGCGCGCGGCCTGCGACGCAGCAGTGACCTGCGGGAGCTGGACCGTCGCGATGTCCTGGGGGTGGCTGCTCGCCGCCCTGCTCACCGGACGGCCGTTCGCGCCCGCGACCGGCGCCACGGCCCTCCTCACCGCCCTCGCCGTGGCCGCGCTGTTCGCCGCGCACGGGCTCGGTTTCGCCACGCTCCGGCTCACGGGACTGCCGTACGAGCGCGCCCGAAGGCTCGTCGGGCGCGCCGGGCGCCCCTGGCAGTCCTTCGCGCTCACCGCGGTCCTGATGGGCGGGCTGCCGCTCTGGGCGGGCACCGCGCTGCCGCTGGCCGAGCGGGCGGCGTCCCCCGCCACGCTCGGTCTGCTCGTGCCCGCCCTGGTGGTCGTCACGCCGCTGCTCGTGATCGTCCAGGCGTGGATCTGGCACACCTTCCGGCACCGGGTCACCGGGCCGTCGTACCTCTGA
- a CDS encoding DUF3046 domain-containing protein produces the protein MRLTIFWERMADHFGASYAESFARDHVMAELGGRTVHQALDSGWETKDVWRAVCAAVDVPADKR, from the coding sequence ATGCGGTTGACGATTTTCTGGGAGCGGATGGCGGACCACTTCGGTGCGTCCTATGCCGAGTCCTTCGCACGTGACCATGTGATGGCCGAGCTCGGAGGCCGGACGGTGCACCAGGCGCTGGACTCCGGCTGGGAGACGAAGGACGTGTGGCGGGCCGTGTGCGCGGCCGTGGACGTCCCCGCCGACAAGCGGTGA
- a CDS encoding AzlD domain-containing protein, protein MNVWIAIALTAAGCYLVKLAGLLVPAGALERPLVQRLAALLPVALLAALTAQQTFSTGGTVVLDARAAGLAAAAVALVLRAPFLVVVGAAVAVTAGVRALGW, encoded by the coding sequence ATGAACGTCTGGATCGCGATCGCCCTGACCGCCGCCGGGTGCTACCTGGTGAAGCTGGCCGGCCTGCTCGTACCCGCCGGAGCGCTGGAGCGCCCGCTGGTCCAGCGGCTCGCCGCCCTGCTTCCCGTGGCGCTGCTCGCCGCGCTCACCGCGCAGCAGACGTTCAGCACGGGCGGCACCGTCGTCCTGGACGCCCGCGCCGCCGGCCTCGCGGCGGCGGCCGTCGCCCTCGTCCTGCGGGCACCGTTCCTGGTCGTGGTGGGCGCGGCCGTCGCCGTCACGGCGGGGGTACGGGCACTGGGCTGGTGA
- a CDS encoding crosslink repair DNA glycosylase YcaQ family protein, translating to MVRSALDSFSPATRSWFTGAFTAPTAAQEGAWTAIGAGSDVLVVAPTGSGKTLAAFLASLDRLAAAPPPAEPKKRCRVLYVSPLKALAVDVERNLRSPLTGIRQESVRLGLPEPDIRVGIRSGDTPAAERRSLATRPPDILITTPESLFLMLTSATREALAGVETVILDEVHAVAGTKRGAHLALSLERLDELLPRPARRIGLSATVRPVDEVARYLSPGRAVEIVQPRSGKEFDLSVVVPVEDMGELGGSPASEGKDGGDKPSIWPHVEERIADLVQAHRSTIVFANSRRLAERLCNRLNEIAYERATGEPLPDGAPPAEIMAQSGAAQGAPPLLARAHHGSVSKEQRAQVEEDLKAGRLPAVVATSSLELGIDMGAVDLVVQVESPPSVASGLQRVGRAGHQVGAVSTGVVFPKYRGDLVQAAVVTERMRAGAIESMRIPANPLDVLAQQLVAIVALDSWQVDDLLALVRRAAPFASLPESAFTGVLDMLAGRYPSDAFAELRPRVVWDRVAGTVTGRPGAQRLAVTSGGTIPDRGLFGVFLVGSDPKKGGGRVGELDEEMVYESRVGDVFTLGTTSWRIQDITRDRVLVTPAPGVPGRLPFWKGDQLGRPLELGRAVGAFLREVGALPDDDARLRLLAAGLDAWAAENVLAYLKEQREACGHVPDDRTILVERFRDELGDWRVVIHSPFGAQVHAPWALALGARLAERYGMDAQVMHADDGIVLRLPDADLMGLDMGLDLLDHDPVDPGRHLDTTFDADKAPVGAADALFDKGEIGQIVTDQVGGSALFASRFRECAARALLLPKRNPGKRTPLWQQRQRAAQLLQVASEFGSFPIVLEAVRECLQDVFDLPGLTELMGDIEARRVRLVEVTTPEPSPFARSLLFGYVAQFLYEGDSPLAERRAAALSLDSRLLAELLGQAELRELLDADVLTELERELQWLTDDRRIKDAEGVADLLRVLGPLTDAELAERGAEAGWAPALGTARRAIRVRIGGREHWAAIEDAGRLRDALGTALPVGVPEAFTEPVKDPLGDLLARYARTHGPFTSSQAATRFGLGAAVTDGALQRLAASGRVVQGEFHPSGIGQEWCDATVLRRLRRRSLAALRHELEPVPPAALATFLPQWQHLGSNSLRGIDGLARAIEQLQGAPVPASALEKLILPSRVRDYAPALLDELTTTGEVVWAGAGALPGKDGWVSLYLADAAPLLLPQPHPLELSALHESLLTALSGGYGLFFRQIADQIRATTHPDATDPQLADALWDLAWSGRLTNDTLAPLRSVLGSGRTAGSTAHRARRTVPRGRYGTLTAAARPVSRTGPPTVSGRWSLLPPPEPEPTHRAHALARTLLDRHGVVTRGAVAAEGVEGGFSATYRILAAFEDSGQARRGYVVEGLGAAQFAMDGAVDRLRAAATARDRGAEAAAGPRALVLAAADPANAYGAALSWPEPPTGAGHKPGRKAGALVVLVDGELTLYMERGGKTLLSWQTDPDDPSLKAAAEALAASAKAGTLGTVTVERINGATSLTSPLAGPLEKAGFVATPRGLRLRA from the coding sequence ATGGTCAGGTCCGCGCTCGACTCGTTCTCCCCCGCGACCCGCAGTTGGTTCACCGGGGCCTTCACCGCGCCCACGGCGGCGCAGGAGGGCGCCTGGACCGCCATCGGGGCGGGCTCCGACGTGCTCGTCGTCGCTCCGACCGGCTCGGGCAAGACCCTGGCCGCCTTCCTCGCCTCCCTCGACCGGCTCGCCGCCGCACCGCCGCCGGCCGAGCCGAAGAAGCGCTGTCGCGTGCTCTACGTGTCACCGCTCAAGGCCCTCGCCGTGGACGTCGAGCGGAACCTGCGCTCGCCGCTGACCGGCATCCGGCAGGAGTCGGTGCGGCTCGGCCTTCCCGAGCCGGACATCCGGGTCGGCATCCGCTCCGGTGACACCCCGGCCGCCGAGCGCCGTTCGCTCGCGACGCGGCCGCCGGACATCCTGATCACCACGCCCGAGTCGCTCTTCCTGATGCTGACCTCCGCCACCCGCGAGGCCCTCGCGGGCGTGGAGACGGTCATCTTGGACGAGGTCCACGCGGTCGCGGGCACGAAGCGGGGCGCGCACCTGGCCCTCTCCCTGGAGCGGCTCGACGAGCTGCTGCCCCGCCCCGCGCGCCGGATCGGCCTGTCGGCCACGGTCCGCCCGGTGGACGAGGTGGCCCGGTACCTGTCGCCGGGGCGCGCCGTGGAGATCGTGCAGCCGCGTTCGGGCAAGGAGTTCGACCTCTCCGTCGTCGTCCCCGTCGAGGACATGGGCGAGCTGGGAGGCTCCCCCGCATCCGAGGGCAAGGACGGCGGCGACAAGCCGTCGATCTGGCCGCACGTCGAGGAGCGGATCGCCGACCTCGTCCAGGCCCACCGTTCCACGATCGTCTTCGCCAACTCGCGCCGTCTCGCCGAGCGCCTGTGCAACCGGCTCAACGAGATCGCGTACGAGCGGGCGACCGGCGAACCCCTCCCCGACGGGGCTCCCCCGGCCGAGATCATGGCCCAGTCCGGCGCCGCCCAGGGCGCCCCGCCGCTGCTCGCCCGCGCCCACCACGGCTCGGTGTCGAAGGAGCAGCGGGCCCAGGTGGAGGAGGACCTGAAGGCGGGCCGGCTGCCCGCCGTGGTGGCCACGTCCAGCCTGGAGCTGGGCATCGACATGGGGGCGGTCGACCTGGTCGTGCAGGTCGAGTCGCCGCCCTCGGTGGCCTCCGGACTCCAGCGCGTGGGCCGCGCAGGGCACCAGGTCGGCGCGGTCTCGACGGGCGTGGTCTTCCCCAAGTACCGGGGCGACCTGGTGCAGGCGGCCGTGGTCACCGAGCGGATGCGGGCGGGTGCGATCGAGTCGATGCGGATCCCCGCCAACCCCCTGGACGTCCTCGCCCAGCAGTTGGTGGCCATCGTCGCGCTCGACAGCTGGCAGGTGGACGACCTGCTCGCGCTGGTGCGCCGGGCGGCGCCGTTCGCCTCGCTGCCCGAGTCGGCGTTCACCGGCGTGCTCGACATGCTCGCCGGCCGCTACCCGTCGGACGCCTTCGCCGAGCTGCGCCCGCGCGTGGTCTGGGACCGGGTCGCCGGGACGGTCACGGGTCGGCCGGGCGCGCAGCGGCTCGCCGTCACCTCGGGCGGCACCATCCCCGACCGGGGCCTGTTCGGTGTGTTCCTCGTCGGTTCGGACCCCAAGAAGGGCGGGGGCAGGGTCGGCGAGCTGGACGAGGAGATGGTGTACGAGTCCCGGGTCGGCGACGTGTTCACCCTCGGCACCACCTCGTGGCGGATCCAGGACATCACCCGGGACCGGGTGCTCGTCACGCCGGCGCCCGGGGTGCCGGGCAGGCTGCCGTTCTGGAAGGGCGACCAGCTGGGCCGCCCGCTCGAACTGGGCCGGGCGGTGGGCGCGTTCCTGCGCGAGGTCGGCGCGCTCCCGGACGACGACGCGCGGCTGCGGCTGCTCGCCGCCGGCCTGGACGCCTGGGCCGCGGAGAACGTCCTGGCGTACCTCAAGGAGCAGCGCGAGGCCTGCGGCCACGTGCCCGACGACCGGACGATCCTGGTCGAGCGCTTCCGGGACGAACTCGGGGACTGGCGGGTCGTCATCCACTCCCCGTTCGGCGCGCAGGTGCACGCCCCGTGGGCGCTGGCGCTCGGCGCGCGCCTCGCCGAGCGGTACGGCATGGACGCGCAGGTGATGCACGCGGACGACGGCATCGTGCTGCGCCTGCCGGACGCGGACCTGATGGGCCTGGACATGGGCCTGGACCTCCTCGACCACGACCCGGTCGACCCGGGCCGCCACCTCGACACGACGTTCGACGCCGACAAGGCGCCCGTCGGCGCGGCCGACGCCCTCTTCGACAAGGGCGAGATCGGGCAGATCGTCACCGACCAGGTGGGCGGCTCCGCGCTGTTCGCGTCCCGCTTCCGCGAGTGCGCCGCGCGCGCCCTGCTGCTGCCCAAGCGCAACCCCGGCAAGCGCACCCCGCTCTGGCAGCAGCGGCAGCGCGCCGCCCAGCTCCTCCAGGTGGCCAGCGAGTTCGGCTCGTTCCCGATCGTCCTGGAGGCCGTCCGCGAGTGCCTCCAGGACGTCTTCGACCTCCCCGGTCTGACGGAGCTGATGGGCGACATCGAGGCCCGCCGGGTCCGCCTGGTCGAGGTCACCACCCCCGAACCGTCCCCCTTCGCCCGCTCGCTCCTCTTCGGCTACGTGGCGCAGTTCCTGTACGAGGGAGACTCCCCGCTCGCCGAGCGGCGGGCGGCCGCGCTCTCCCTGGACTCCCGGCTGCTCGCCGAACTGCTGGGCCAGGCGGAGCTGCGCGAGCTGCTCGACGCCGACGTCCTGACGGAGCTGGAGCGGGAGCTCCAGTGGCTGACGGACGACCGCCGCATCAAGGACGCGGAAGGTGTCGCCGACCTGCTGCGGGTCCTGGGCCCGCTGACCGACGCCGAGCTGGCCGAGCGCGGCGCCGAGGCCGGCTGGGCACCCGCGCTCGGGACGGCACGCCGGGCGATCCGGGTGCGGATCGGCGGCCGGGAGCACTGGGCGGCCATCGAGGACGCGGGCAGGCTCCGGGACGCCTTGGGCACGGCCCTGCCGGTCGGCGTCCCGGAGGCCTTCACCGAGCCGGTCAAGGACCCGCTGGGCGACCTCCTCGCGCGGTACGCGCGGACCCACGGCCCGTTCACCTCCTCCCAGGCCGCCACCCGCTTCGGCCTGGGCGCCGCCGTCACCGACGGCGCCCTCCAGCGGCTCGCCGCCTCGGGCCGCGTCGTCCAGGGCGAGTTCCACCCCTCCGGCATCGGCCAGGAGTGGTGCGACGCCACCGTCCTGCGCCGGCTGCGCCGCCGCTCTCTCGCCGCCCTGCGCCACGAGCTGGAGCCGGTGCCCCCGGCGGCCCTCGCCACCTTCCTGCCGCAGTGGCAGCACCTGGGAAGCAACAGCCTGCGCGGAATCGACGGCCTCGCCCGCGCGATCGAGCAGCTGCAGGGCGCCCCCGTACCCGCCTCGGCCCTGGAGAAGCTGATCCTGCCGTCCCGGGTCCGCGACTACGCCCCGGCGCTCCTGGACGAGCTGACGACCACCGGCGAGGTGGTCTGGGCGGGAGCCGGGGCACTGCCCGGCAAGGACGGCTGGGTCTCGCTGTACCTGGCGGACGCGGCACCGCTGCTCCTCCCGCAGCCGCATCCCCTGGAGCTGTCCGCACTGCACGAGTCGCTGCTCACGGCCCTCTCCGGCGGGTACGGCCTGTTCTTCCGGCAGATCGCCGACCAGATCCGGGCCACCACCCACCCGGACGCCACCGACCCGCAGCTGGCGGACGCCCTCTGGGACCTGGCCTGGTCCGGCCGTCTGACCAACGACACCCTCGCCCCGCTGCGCTCGGTCCTCGGTTCGGGCCGTACGGCCGGTTCCACCGCCCACCGCGCGCGCCGCACGGTCCCGCGCGGCCGGTACGGCACGCTGACGGCGGCCGCCCGCCCCGTCTCCCGCACCGGCCCGCCCACGGTCTCCGGCCGCTGGTCCCTCCTCCCCCCGCCGGAACCGGAACCGACCCACCGGGCGCACGCCCTCGCCCGCACCCTCCTGGACCGGCACGGCGTGGTCACCCGGGGCGCGGTGGCCGCCGAGGGGGTGGAAGGCGGTTTCTCCGCCACGTACCGGATCCTGGCCGCCTTCGAGGACAGCGGGCAGGCCCGGCGCGGTTATGTGGTCGAGGGTCTCGGCGCGGCCCAGTTCGCGATGGACGGGGCCGTGGACCGCCTCCGGGCCGCCGCGACCGCCCGTGACCGCGGCGCGGAGGCCGCGGCGGGCCCGCGCGCGCTGGTCCTCGCGGCGGCGGACCCGGCGAACGCCTACGGGGCGGCCCTGTCCTGGCCCGAGCCCCCGACGGGCGCCGGCCACAAGCCGGGGCGCAAGGCGGGCGCCCTGGTGGTCCTGGTCGACGGCGAGCTCACGCTCTACATGGAGCGCGGCGGCAAGACGCTGCTGTCCTGGCAGACGGATCCGGACGACCCGTCCCTGAAGGCCGCGGCGGAAGCCCTGGCGGCATCCGCGAAGGCGGGCACTCTGGGCACAGTGACGGTGGAACGGATCAACGGCGCGACGTCCCTGACGTCCCCCCTGGCAGGCCCCCTGGAAAAGGCGGGCTTCGTCGCCACCCCGAGAGGCCTCCGCCTCCGCGCGTAA
- a CDS encoding AraC family transcriptional regulator has translation MASGERARYWQYSELPGVDLLHAHYIHKAFARHTHETFVFAAITEGVEAFHYRDDLVHAGPGQIALVNPDTPHTGHAGVPEGWTYRTIYPDAEIVRSIAADTLALRGSVGFTTPVVDDPYAARLVVGVHRAAEEGNALAADSLLRLVTARMLRSHGGIVTPLPPRSAGARNAARARAVLEDRMIEPPTLERLATDLGTSPFALLRAFRDVYGMPPHTWLTDARVRRARRLLDTGTPPAEAAAAVGFTDQSHLNRHFTRSVGVPPGAYQRARTYKTGPPRLP, from the coding sequence ATGGCGAGTGGGGAGCGGGCACGGTACTGGCAGTACTCCGAGCTGCCCGGGGTCGACCTGCTGCACGCCCACTACATCCACAAGGCCTTCGCCCGGCACACCCACGAGACCTTCGTCTTCGCCGCGATCACCGAGGGCGTCGAGGCCTTCCACTACCGCGACGATCTCGTCCACGCGGGCCCCGGGCAGATCGCCCTGGTGAACCCCGACACCCCGCACACCGGGCACGCGGGCGTGCCCGAGGGCTGGACGTACCGGACGATCTACCCCGACGCGGAGATCGTGCGGTCCATCGCCGCCGACACCCTGGCCCTGCGCGGCTCGGTCGGTTTCACCACGCCCGTCGTGGACGACCCGTACGCGGCCCGGCTCGTCGTCGGCGTCCACCGGGCCGCCGAGGAGGGCAACGCGCTCGCGGCCGACAGCCTGCTGCGGCTGGTCACCGCCCGGATGCTGCGCAGTCACGGCGGGATCGTCACCCCGCTCCCGCCCCGCTCGGCGGGCGCCCGGAACGCGGCACGCGCGCGTGCCGTCCTGGAGGACCGCATGATTGAGCCGCCGACCCTGGAGCGGCTCGCCACGGACCTCGGCACCAGCCCCTTCGCCCTCCTCCGGGCCTTCCGGGACGTGTACGGGATGCCGCCGCACACCTGGCTGACCGACGCGCGCGTACGCCGGGCCAGGCGGCTGCTCGACACGGGGACGCCACCGGCGGAGGCGGCCGCGGCCGTCGGCTTCACCGACCAGTCGCACCTCAACCGGCATTTCACCCGCAGCGTCGGGGTGCCGCCGGGGGCGTACCAGCGCGCAAGAACGTACAAGACCGGGCCGCCGAGGCTGCCGTAA
- a CDS encoding AI-2E family transporter: MAPPTDDTDGSDLTASTDSTASADSTAVTGATAATASAGATAATAATASAGSTGPVAASGAAEPAASAASAVSATSGGRGDGGGPAPVSAGQAARMPRWLPRALVLALALYSVFLLGNWAFHQLVGLLVNILLAFFLALAIEPAVGRMAARGMRRGLATFLVFFAVLIFSVGFVVLLGSMLAGQIVDMVENFPKYLDSLINWINQNFHTDLSRVEVQDSVLSSDWLQKYVQNSASGVLDVSATVLGGLFRLLTIFLFSFYFAADGPRLRRALCSVLPPARQTEVLRAWEIAVDKTGGYLYSRGLMALISGTAHFVLFEILDVPYAPALAVWVGLVSQFIPTIGTYLAGALPMLIAFTVNPWYALWVLGFVVIYQQFENYLLQPKLTSKTVDIHPAVAFGSVIAGTALLGVVGALIAIPAVATLQAFLGAYVKRYDVTDDPRVHGHRRYGEAVVARLQKALHHKKEAAQESGQFRPEDS; encoded by the coding sequence GTGGCTCCTCCGACTGACGACACCGACGGCTCCGACCTGACCGCATCGACGGATTCGACCGCATCGGCGGATTCGACCGCCGTGACCGGAGCGACCGCCGCGACCGCGTCGGCCGGAGCGACCGCCGCGACCGCCGCGACCGCGTCGGCCGGATCGACCGGACCGGTCGCCGCGTCCGGAGCGGCCGAACCGGCCGCCTCGGCCGCCTCCGCCGTTTCCGCGACGTCGGGCGGCAGAGGCGACGGCGGTGGCCCCGCGCCCGTGTCCGCCGGCCAGGCGGCCCGGATGCCGCGATGGCTGCCACGGGCGCTCGTCCTGGCCCTCGCGCTCTACTCCGTCTTCCTCCTCGGCAACTGGGCCTTCCACCAGCTCGTCGGCCTCCTCGTCAACATCCTGCTCGCCTTCTTCCTGGCCCTCGCCATCGAACCGGCGGTCGGGCGCATGGCGGCGCGCGGGATGCGCCGGGGGCTCGCGACCTTCCTGGTCTTCTTCGCGGTCCTGATCTTCAGCGTCGGCTTCGTGGTCCTCCTGGGATCGATGCTCGCCGGCCAGATCGTGGACATGGTCGAGAACTTCCCCAAGTACCTCGACTCGCTGATCAACTGGATCAACCAGAACTTCCACACGGACCTGTCGCGGGTCGAGGTCCAGGACAGCGTCCTGAGCTCCGACTGGCTGCAGAAGTACGTCCAGAACAGCGCGTCCGGCGTTCTCGACGTCTCCGCCACCGTCCTCGGCGGCCTGTTCCGGCTCCTGACGATCTTCCTGTTCTCGTTCTACTTCGCCGCCGACGGGCCCCGGCTGCGGCGCGCGCTCTGCTCCGTCCTGCCGCCCGCCCGCCAGACCGAGGTACTGCGGGCCTGGGAGATCGCGGTCGACAAGACCGGCGGCTATCTGTACTCGCGCGGTCTCATGGCCCTCATCTCGGGCACCGCGCACTTCGTGCTCTTCGAGATCCTCGACGTGCCGTACGCGCCCGCGCTCGCGGTGTGGGTCGGCCTGGTGTCGCAGTTCATCCCGACCATCGGCACCTATCTGGCCGGCGCGCTGCCGATGCTGATCGCCTTCACCGTGAACCCCTGGTACGCGCTGTGGGTGCTCGGCTTCGTCGTGATCTACCAGCAGTTCGAGAACTACCTGCTCCAGCCGAAGCTGACGTCGAAGACGGTCGACATCCACCCGGCGGTGGCCTTCGGCTCGGTCATCGCGGGGACGGCGCTGCTCGGCGTCGTCGGCGCGCTGATCGCCATTCCGGCCGTCGCCACCCTCCAGGCCTTCCTCGGTGCCTATGTGAAGCGGTACGACGTGACGGACGACCCGCGGGTCCACGGTCACCGGCGGTACGGGGAGGCCGTGGTCGCGCGGCTGCAGAAGGCCCTTCACCACAAGAAGGAGGCCGCACAGGAGTCAGGGCAGTTCCGTCCCGAGGATTCCTGA